The proteins below come from a single Aquarana catesbeiana isolate 2022-GZ linkage group LG12, ASM4218655v1, whole genome shotgun sequence genomic window:
- the LOC141114059 gene encoding uncharacterized protein, producing the protein MATSQHESPGLAAGPCMYGSSGGPQGSGAVDDAPQTQQPGINCAPTASAAEHLTSRNGVVEAQPTGSHHEATSSPQGADEPRLSGRGMKSSRLIVDTDLLISEVKKRPSVYDQQEDDYSDRTKKQKCWEEICAVLVPSWEECTQLEKCRKAKEIQTRWRSLKDCFRRELHLQKKESRGGSSPAKRKRYMFYDQLTFLEPMLMRRSTSGKASDTAESPKSEGSDSEPPQSPLPERIPQVSDTPRPKKTKGGAKGLGDFESQIIDMVDCLKKRRDNEADEDYNFVQSLIPYLKKVPEQKKIDLQIDMLRLVKRYVQPASHGARDGIECGQHE; encoded by the exons ATGGCCACATCCCAGCATGAGAGCCCAGGCCTAGCTGCTGGCCCCTGTATGTATGGAAGCAGTGGGGGGCCACAGGGGTCCGGAGCAGTGGACGACGCTCCCCAAACGCAGCAGCCCGGCATCAACTGTGCGCCGACGGCGTCCGCCGCCGAGCACCTGACGTCCAGAAACGGCGTCGTCGAGGCGCAGCCAACCGGCAGCCACCACGAAGCCACTTCTAGTCCACAGGGGGCGGATGAACCGCGCCTGTCCGGCCGAGGGATGAAGTCGTCTCGGCTCATCGTGGACACCGACCTCCTCATCAGCGAGGTGAAGAAACGCCCATCCGTGTACGACCAGCAGGAGGACGACTACAGCGACCGCACCAAGAAACAGAAGTGCTGGGAGGAGATCTGCGCCGTCCTGGTGCCGAGCTGGGAGGAGTGCACCCAGCTGGAGAAGTGCcgcaagg CCAAAGAGATCCAGACACGATGGAGGTCCCTGAAAGATTGCTTCCGGAGGGAGCTGCACCTACAGAAGAAAGAATCCAGGGGTGGCTCTTCTCCTGCTAAAAGAAAACGCTATATGTTCTATGATCAGCTAACCTTCCTGGAGCCCATGTTGATGCGAAGATC GACTTCTGGAAAAGCCTCAGACACAGCAGAGAGCCCCAAGTCGGAAGGCAGCGACTCTGAGCCACCCCAGAGCCCTCTACCGGAACGTATTCCACAAGTATCAGACACGCCGCGACCCAAGAAGACCAAAGGAGGGGCCAAAGGTTTGGGGGATTTCGAAAGCCAAATCATAGACATGGTTGATTGTCTTAAGAAAAGAAGAGACAACGAGGCTGACGAAGATTACAATTTTGTCCAATCTCTGATTCCGTACTTGAAGAAAGTGCCAGAACAGAAGAAGATTGACCTGCAAATAGACATGCTACGGCTGGTGAAGAGATATGTACAGCCAGCATCCCATGGGGCACGTGACGGAATAGAGTGCGGTCAGCACGAATAA